AGGGGGCAATTATTAGCCTGAGATACCCTTATGAGAAGATAATTGAGAGAATAAGGCTTGGAGCAGATTTTTACCATGTAATAAACTATGATGCAAGTAAAGACCAGTTGCTTACCAGGATTTATAGGGAAGCTAATAGGCTGGGTGTGAAAATATATGTATTTATTCTTTTAGGGATCGGTGGGAATAAAGGATTATTTGCCAAGCTTAATCAGCCATATATAAGTCCCGGGGAGTTAAAGGATCGTTTGGAAGCGTTGAGGAATATGTGTGATGGTGTGGTATTATCTACTCCATTAGAGCCTTTAGAGGGCATACGTGTATTTATGAAGTATGCATGACTAGTTCTTTTGGAGAAGCTTTACTATATTAATTATTCTATGCAGCTTCTCTAATCCTATATGGTATGCTTCATATGGATCGCCTGACTCGGTAGCTAATCCGCCGAAGCCGCAGTCTGCTGAGACCAGGTCTATTCTCCACATGGTTTTTTCACCTATCTTCCTAAGTAAATCGCTTAGTTCCTCATATGATTCAATAACTGGTTTCTTAGCACTGGCTATTCCAGGGGCTAGAACTTTGTTGTTCTCCTCTAATAGGTTAGGATTTATTGATTCAATATTCATTGAGTTATCGTGGAATTCGAAGTTTAGAATGTCTAGTTTATCGGTGATTGCTAGTGTTTCGAAGAGTTTAGGAGATATTCTCCCGCATACATGTATACCGTGTTCTCCCGGTGCTTGCGAAAATATGTGATTTATTGTTTCTATGATTTCTTCTTTTGAGAAGCCAAATAGTATTCTTCTCTTACCAACGATAATTCCGAGAACAGGTTCATCAATGAATAATATGTTATAGCCTAGTTTGCCCATATACATGATGTGTTTTCTAACATATTCTATAATGTATTCTAGCAGTGTTTTTTCTCGGAGAAGTGTTCCATGTAATCCCACGCTTATGTCTTTGGATAAATATATTCTAGATGCTAAGGTATAGGCTCCTGTCACAGGTGCTCTGAGCCATTTAAAACCATATTTTTTCTCCCTGAGATACTTGATCATGTATTCTGCTTCATAAATACTTGGCTCAAAATATTCTATATCTTTCAATGACTCCTTAGAATCTAGGAAATAAAATCCATTCTTTTCTTTTAATAATCCATTGTCTGCTAGGGGCTTGAGATATATGTCTATAAAGCTTCTTAGTTGAGGATAGGGTGGGGCATCCAGTTTAATTCTCCATAGATCATCTATTATTATCCTAAGATTATCTAAACTGTGAGGAAGGGGGAAGCTTCCCACATGGCTTGTCCTTATCTTCCCATGCATTCTCGGTCACTTGTTGAGTTTTTAATAATATGTGTTTTTCTCGGAATAAATGCTTATAGTAATAAATAGTATCGTTATAGGTTAGGTGCGGTGATGTGGGTGTTGAGGAGTTATTTGATAAGCTCTACAGTTGTCTTGTAGATTTGGATAAAGACTGTGTATTGGATAATGTTCAAAAATTATTGGAGAAGGGGGTTAAAGCTATAGATATTGTGCTTGGACCCATGAGTAAAGCTATGGAGAAGATTGGCAGACTATATGAGGAGGGAGAATACTTTATAGCAGAACTTATGGAGGCGGCGGACATATTTAAGGAAGCAATGAAGATACTTGAGCCTCGGCTAAGAATGGAAGCTAAATCTATGGCTTCTGGTAGGAAGAGGCTAAAAATAATACTGGCAACTGTTAAGGGCGATATACACGATATCGGTAAAACCCTTGTAGGAGTTATGCTGCAAGCAGCTGGGCACGAAGTAATTGATCTAGGTGTGGATGTTGATGCAGAAAAAATAATTGATGCAATCAAAAAATATAAGCCGCAAATAATTGGTTTAAGCGCCTTATTATCTACTACTGCGAGATATATGAGAGTGATAATTGAAGAGTTGGAAAAGAATGGTTTAAGGGGGAAAGTAAAAGTTTTAGTTGGAGGAGCAGCTACTACTAGTGAGTTCGCGGAAAAAATCGGTGCAGGTGGCTGGGCTCCGAACGCGATCGAGGCTGTAAAGCTAGTGAATAAGATTGCCGAGGAGTATAGGGATGCATAGAAAATGTGAAGAAGTAACTATAAATGTTGTCGGTTATGGAAAAATATCTGCGTGTAAAGGGGATAATCTAGGAGAAATACTAGCGTCAAAAGGGATCATGCCATTACCATGTGGTGGTAGAGGATTATGTGGATTATGTAGGGTAAAAGTATATGGAGAAACTAATCCTATCACAGGAAACGAAATTGTTCATGGACTAAGTGGGAATGAAAGACTAGCTTGCCAAGTAATAGTGATGGGGGATCTGGTTGTTGAAGCTGAGAAGCCTAGAATAATTAGTGTTCCAAGATACTCGATAAATATTCCGCTTAAACAAATAAACCCAGTAATCAATATTGTTCGTTTAGAAAAGCCACCATATATAAACAAGGACTATGTAGTAATAAATGGGTTGAAACCATCTAACTATATATTATTAGAAGACATGATCCTATCCACAACAGGTGATCCGGAGAAAATATTATTGGTTGATCTTGGAACAACCAAGATAGCGTATCAAGCGGTAACAATGAGTGGAGAAGTAATTGGTGAGAAAATACATATTAACCCGCTCAACATTTACGGCTCAGACATAATTACGAGAATAACCCATATTCTAGAAAAACCTGAAAGCCTCCGGGAAATGGGTTCTTCGCTTAGAAAAGAAGTGAACAATGTTGCTGAAGAATATAATATTGGATCAATATTTATTGCTGGGAACAGCGTTATGGAGCATCTATATCTAGGGTTGCCAATAGAAACATTAGCGGAGAAACCATTTCAACCACTATTCCACGGCCCCTTCTTAACATATACATATGATAAGCCAACAATACTGGCTCCCCTAATAGCTGGCTATGTTGGAGGAGATGCTTATTCCGAACTAATAGCTTCTCTTAAACTAGCATTGAAGAAGCCATATATGATTATAGATTTGGGGACAAATACTGAGGTATTACTTGTAACAAATGATAAAATATATGCTACAAGCACACCTGCCGGACCCGCCTTTGAGGGGCACTTAGCTAGAGGATCAACAATTGTCTATGGTGGAATATATAAGGTTGAAATTATTGGTTCAAGAAATAGCGAGCCTGTTTTCAACTATAAATATATTCATAAACCATACGGGTTGCTTGGAACAGGAATTATTAGCTTAGTTGCCGAGCTTCTCCGCCATAAATACATTGATGAAAGAGGCAGGTTTCTCAAAGGCTATAAACGCATCAATAATGTTAAAACATATGTTATAGATAAGGATCAACAAATATTCTTTACACAGAAGGATTTAAGGGAGTTCCAGAAAGCTTATGCAGCTGTTAAAACAGCTTGGATAATACTGTGTAGGAGAGCTGGGATTAAATGTGAAGATTTAGAACACGTAATTATTGCTGGAAGTTTTGGCTCAAACATTGAGTCTAGAGATCTTATTGATTTAGGCCTTGTACCTGTAGTAGAGAATAGTAGGTTAGTATATGCTGGAAACATGGTTTTGTCTGGTTTGAAAATTATGATGCTTGATTCCAGCATGTTCAAGATATATAGGTCTATTCTGGAGAAGATTGCTCATATAAACTTGGCTGAGGACAAAGACTATATGAAGACATGGATTAAATGTTTAAACATAGTTTCACTTAGAGGTAGCAAATAGTTTCTGGACTTTTCTAAGTATTTTCTTTATTGGATGAATACTAGAGATTCTTTCTCCTTTTCTTCTAAGACTATATCCAAGCAATGAATCAGCCATGGCTATTGCTGGGGCAATATATTTTATTCTGGACACAGGGCCATACATGATATAATCTGCTCCATGGATTCTTAAATAAACAGCAACACCTCCATGCACACCATACATTTCTCCAATACTGGTTTTAGACTTAGATACGGGTCCAAGCGCGTTAGCTGGTGCACAACCACTTGGATACCCGAATCTCTTTTTGGCTTCAAATATTGTTTCAGCACTAAACGCTATACTTGCAGGATCGATTACTATAGCGTCAACAATAACTTGTTCAACACCGCTTTTCCTGGCGAGGGACAGTAGGGTGGTTTCGAGAAGCCTTAGCCTCTCCAAAGGACTGATCGACTTCAACGGGTTTCTAGGATCAAAAGCCATTATTACCGATGTTTTTATCCCGCTATCTCTTAATGCATTTATCTCCTCCTCGGGGCTATCTATGAAGATCCCATTAGCTATTACTCTATCATTTATTCCGAGCTCTTTAGCCGCTAGATAGCTTTTAGCTCTAATAACTGGGTCTGGGCTATCAAGGAATATGGGGATATCATATTCTGATATAAATGGCAGTATCTTATCTATACTTTCAATACTGGGGAATACAACGTCTAATCCAAAAACTAACGAGTAGTTTTCAGCAATACTTATAGCTTCCTCGATTTTTGCTTTAGCTTTTTCCTTATCAAAATCTCCTTTTTCACTAAGTAAAAGCTTGTCTCCAAGATAAAATATTGATCCAATAAGCCATACAGGATTTTTACCTGGCTTACCGCCTATTATATATTTACCAATTCTATACTCTAACTGCTTAGTCCATTCATCATACATTGTAGTTTTACCACCCACGTGTTTCACATATTTCTATAGAATATAATTACTTGAATAAAGACTTATTGGAGAAGATCAGCATTCGTTCCCCCAAGCATCACCCCCGATTCTCGAGGGCTTCATCAAAGACCAATTCTCATCATTTCAATATAGGGATCCGCGGAGTGGGCTCGTGCATCCCCCTCTAAGCGGGGTTTTCGAGTGCGTAACTTCTTCATCTCCCCTATACAGGTATTGTGTTTATGAGATAGATATTTTTTACACGATCTTCCTAGCTAATTTCTCGAAATACTTGGTGAATATTATTAGAAATATTATTCCTCGAATATATACGTCTATAAACATTGCTAGCCAGGCTCCTATGACTCCTAGATAATTAACCAGGATCATGGCGGGGATTATGCGGAATAAGTATAGGCTTCCAGCATTAATTATGAGAGGTGTCCTTGTATCTCCCGCACCTCTTATTGCTCCACCAATCACCATAGCTAATCCTAGTCCTAGCTCGCTTAAACCAGCTATGATTAAATATATCGATGCCAGCTTGTGTACTATAGGATCCGTTGCGAAGGGCATGGTTATATAGTAGGATGTAGCAGCTACGGCTACTCCTGTCAATGTAATAAATAGTACTCCAAGCTTGATTGTTTCCCAACCAATTCTCCTCCCACCACTAATATTTTCAGCCCCTATTTCTTGACCCACCAGTGCTGATGCCGCCATTGAAAATGCAAAGCCCGGCATATATATTAAACTCTCAATACGTACCCCTATTTGATGAGCAGCTAAAGCTTCTTCCCCGCATCTAGATATAAGAGATATATAGATATTGTTTCCGCCTGCAAAAATTAGTCTTTCAATCATAACCGGTAAACCCAGGTTCATGATCTTGAAGACTATTTTCGGCTTATAAATCCTGTTGGGAGCTAGTTCATGTTTAGCTAGATAATAATATTCCAATGGCATCATTAAAGCAATAGATATAACAGTTGCTAGAGCAGCACCCACAACGCCTAGTCTTGGAAAACCAGCATACCCATATATAAATAGTGGATCTAGTACAATATTTAATCCTACACTATAAAGATTAACATACATCGACTGCTTTGTTGCCCCAATAGCTCTGAGACCAGCGTCCATGGACCATGCTATAAGACTAATCGGTAACCCCAGGACGCGAACACTAAAATAAGCCTTTGCAACTTCCCATACAGGCCCTGTTCCCCCGGCTTGCAACATCAAAATATATCCTCCATAATAGTATCCAAGAACCGAAATTGCAAATACTATTATTGCGCCATAAACTACTGCTTCACTTAACCCCCTCCTAGCATATACTAGTTTGCCGGCACCATAAGCTTGCGCAACATATATTAATACACCATTATAGAAGAGCGATAACACAACGAAGAAAAGCCACGATAAATAACTACCTAAACCCACACCTGCTAAAGCAACAGTGCCAAGACCCTTAACAAAATAAGTATCAGTTAATGAGTAAATACTATTACTTAATTCACTAATGATCATTGGTAAACTTATATTAACAACCCTACTCAATAATTTACGGTCAAAAAACCTCGGCAAAGGTATCGAGATACTCATTTCTCACCGCTCACCATGGATCCATAATGCTTTCTACTCTACTCATCATTTACTCTGCCTAATTCATTGGATGAGTAATCAGGTAAAGCTATTTTTCTATCGGGAAAATAAAGTATTATTATAGAAGAGGATTGGGGAGAGCAAAGTTGAATAAACCAGAAGACCTAGCTCACCTCAAAATAGTTTCCTCACCAATAATAACAGTTAATGGTGACAAGGTATTCTTTACACTAACGAGCATTAATATGGATAAGGATAGATATGAAACAAATATATGGGTTTATGATCTCTCAACAAATAATTATGCACCGCTAACGAAGGGGCCGATGGATCAGAGCCCGGAGCCTGATCGGAGAGGTGAAAAAATAGCGTTTATAAGCAGGAGAGATGCTGAATCCGAAAAGGATCGTGGAAACGGTATATACATACTTGATCTAAAGTATTCTCGCGAACCTAGACTGGTTGCTTGGTTTAAAGGAGGAGTTAGAGGAGTAAAGTGGAGTCCTGACGGGAAATACTTGTTAGCAATAATTAATGAGGGTGAACCCGAAGAAGATGTTAAACACATAGATGATATGCCTATATGGTTTAACGGTGTTGGATTCGTATACAATATGTCCTCTCATCTAATCATACTTGATCCTGATAGTGGAGAATATGAGAAAATAACTAGTGGAAAAATCTTTGTAAGATCAGCTTCTTGGAGCAATAATGGAAGATACATCGCCTACATTTTATCCAAGGATAGAGTGAACCCTTATCTTTCAGAGCTACACATATATGATCTTGTCGAGAAAAAGGATAGAGTATTATTAGAGAACATAACAACATATTTTACTCCTACATGGTCTCCAGACGATAAATATATTGCATTAATATTTCATCGTAGGGAGAGAGGGTTTAGCACTCATTATAAAGTATACCTGATCAATCCAGATACGGGAGAGGAGAAATGCATAACATGTGGTCTTGACAGAAACGTATTGAATACTTTAAACTCCGATGTTAGAGCACCAAGTAATACTCGTGAATTATACTGGGATAAAGACTATAACTTATACTTCTTAGTATCTGAGAAAGGCATAACGCATCTTATGGCTTATAATCCTATATCCGACCAGTTCATAGAAGTATATGGTAGAGAGGGGTTTGTAGTAGATGATTATAGTGTATCGCTTAATGGTAAAATAGCTTTACTGGGCATGACCCCTTATGAGCCAAGAGAACTATACCTCTACGAGAAAGATTCATTGAGGAAACTAACGTTCTTTAACAAATTCTATCTATCAAGAATAGAGCTGGGTAAAGTTGAAAAATTTGTATTTAAAGCTAGTGATGGAGCTGAAATTGATGCATGGATCATGTATCCAAGTAAAACTGGGGAAAAAATACCATGGATCCTATATATTCACGGCGGCCCCAAGACAAGTTATGGCTGGAGCTTCATAGAAGAACTCCATTATTTAGCCAGTAATGGATATGCAATTGTCTACGGCAACCCTCGTGGAAGCGATGGATACAGTGAGGAATTCGCTGATATACGTGGTCACTATGGTGAAAGAGATTATCAAGACTTATTAGAAATAGTTGATGAAGCATTGAAAAGATATAGTTTCCTAGATCCGGAGAGAATAGGTGTTTCTGGAGGAAGCTATGGTGGGTTCATGACTAACTGGATAATAACACATACTAATCGTTTCAAAGCAGCTGTCACACAAAGATCTATATCAGACTGGATAAGCATGTATGGAACAACAGATATTGGACACTATTTCGTAGAGGATCAGATAAGATGTAATCCTTGGAGAAACCCGGAGACATGCCTGGAGAAAAGCCCGATCAAATACGTTGAAAACGTTGAAACACCAACACTCATAATACATTCGCAGGAAGATTATCGTTGCTGGCTAGACCAGGCATTAATGCTATATAACGCATTGAAACTAAAGGGAGTAGACACAAAACTCGTTATATTCCCGGGAGAAAACCATGATCTCAGCAGAAGCGGTAGGCCTAAACACAGAATGGAAAGATTAAAAGAGATCAAGGAATGGTTCGATAAATACTTGAAAAAGAAAGATAAGCAAAGCTAAAAATTATTAATCCCAACTAAATCAAATACATTAATGAGTAGCCGCCGTAGCTCAGCCCGGTAGAGCGCCGGCCTTGTAAGCCCGGAGGTGTCAAGGAACTAATTCAGGCCCGTACAATACATGGGCCGGGGGAGCCGGTGGTCGCGGGTTCAAATCCCGCCGGCGGCTCTCTTTTTCCGGTTCCAATACATAATCTAATTTTTTATGAATAATCCCATTGTCCTATCTGGAACAATAGAAACATAAATAAAACATGTCTCGAATTCCGAATATATATGGTTGTTTGTTCGAGGTATGTATTATGAAGTGGGAAATAGTAACAAGGCCTTCATATTCTCTTCTACAAGTTGTTCTTGAACCAAATGAGAATGTTACTGCGGAACCAGGTGCAATGATGTATATGGCTGGGGACATTAACGTAAAAACTCATACGGGCGGTTTGGGCAAGGCTATTGCAAGGAAATTATTAGGTGGAGAATCAATATTCATGAATACTTTCATAGCTGGTCCTAGAGGAGGAGAAGTCTGGTTTGCTCCATCACTACCTGGAGATATAAAGTATATTGCTCTAAATGGTTCAAGAAACCTTATTATCCAGGATACAAGCTATCTCGCTCACCACGGCGATATAAAGCTCAGTGTCGCATGGAGGGGTTTAAGAGGATTATTAGCTGAGGGAGAAATGTTCTGGCTTAGAGCCAGCGGTGTTGGAGGAGTATGGATAAATAGTTATGGAGGAATAATAGAGAAGGAACTAGGTGTAGGTGAAAAAATAATTATAGATAACTTCCACTTCGTAGCAATGGATGATGGCATGAAATGGAATATTAGAAGATTCGGTGGACTAAAAAGCTTCCTCTTCGGCGGAGAAGGACTCGTCATAGAAGTTGAAGGGCCTGGAAGAATATATGTACAAACAAGATCACTACCACCATTCATGCAATTAATAGCAAAATATATTGGCAGGAGAAAATAGAGCTATACCACTAAACAAGTATAATCAAGTTTTTATTAATCCTATTATATCAAGAATTCTGCAAAAACCGTAGTGAAACAAACTATTCAGCCTTGTTATTAGGGCAAGTTTGCCGAATAGATCTCCTAGTTGGACGAGGCTTAGCTTAGATCATGTCTTAGCAATACACTTATACATCCTTCCCTAGCCTCAACAACTAAAACACTATATAAGTGCTTATTTCTTGATATAACATATTAATTATATGTTTTTATTCTAAGAAGGCCACGATGATTGATATTATTAATACAAGTAGTAGTATTATTGATAATGTAAATGATCTATAGTCTTTTCTTAGAAGAAGCATAATGCTTATAGAGAATAAAGTGATCATGGGTGTTACGACTATGGTTATTAATCCAATATATACTAAGAGATCTATGTGTAATAAATTATTGATGAACAAACCTACTAGCAATATTGCTAGTCCAAGAAAAACTCCGTATCTTAATATTTTTGCGGTTTTTTCAAGCATGTTTTCAGTTCTCCTCCTAATATTATATTAAGAGTCTTATTGAGGCATACATTAGTATGACTGAGAATATTATTTTTAGAATTCTTGGACTAATCTTTTTCAGCATATGAGCGCCTAGAGTTGCTCCTGGTATTATCCCTAGAGCTAATGCTGCAACCGCGTAGGGGTTTACGTATCCTTTTAGTAAATAAACTAGGCTTCCAGCACTAGCTGTTAATCCCACCATAAAACTGCTTGTAGCTATTGCTGTTCTTATAGGTAGGCCTAAAACAATTGTCATAAGAGGAACTTTGAGAACACCGCCGCCAATACCAAGCATCCCCGATGTTAAGCCGGCTAGAAAAGCTATCAGTACACCTAATCCTTTACGCTGTTTTGATACCATATGATTTTTCGCATCGATCCTTTTTCTCTTAAAAGCATCTATCAACATTGAGAGAGAAACATATAATAGTAGAAGAGAGAAAACTATCTCAACTATTCTTGTTGGTAGAGATATTGTTAGAAAAGCCCCCACTATCGCTCCAGCAGCTGTTGGGGGTTCAAGTAGAAAAGCTGTTTTTAGATCAACATCTCTTCTACGCAAATAAATACTTGATGCAGATGATGATGTAACAATTATACTTACAAGACTGGTAGCAATAGCTTCTTTTACAT
This is a stretch of genomic DNA from Staphylothermus hellenicus DSM 12710. It encodes these proteins:
- a CDS encoding MATE family efflux transporter gives rise to the protein MSISIPLPRFFDRKLLSRVVNISLPMIISELSNSIYSLTDTYFVKGLGTVALAGVGLGSYLSWLFFVVLSLFYNGVLIYVAQAYGAGKLVYARRGLSEAVVYGAIIVFAISVLGYYYGGYILMLQAGGTGPVWEVAKAYFSVRVLGLPISLIAWSMDAGLRAIGATKQSMYVNLYSVGLNIVLDPLFIYGYAGFPRLGVVGAALATVISIALMMPLEYYYLAKHELAPNRIYKPKIVFKIMNLGLPVMIERLIFAGGNNIYISLISRCGEEALAAHQIGVRIESLIYMPGFAFSMAASALVGQEIGAENISGGRRIGWETIKLGVLFITLTGVAVAATSYYITMPFATDPIVHKLASIYLIIAGLSELGLGLAMVIGGAIRGAGDTRTPLIINAGSLYLFRIIPAMILVNYLGVIGAWLAMFIDVYIRGIIFLIIFTKYFEKLARKIV
- a CDS encoding tetrahydromethanopterin S-methyltransferase subunit H, with protein sequence MGGKTTMYDEWTKQLEYRIGKYIIGGKPGKNPVWLIGSIFYLGDKLLLSEKGDFDKEKAKAKIEEAISIAENYSLVFGLDVVFPSIESIDKILPFISEYDIPIFLDSPDPVIRAKSYLAAKELGINDRVIANGIFIDSPEEEINALRDSGIKTSVIMAFDPRNPLKSISPLERLRLLETTLLSLARKSGVEQVIVDAIVIDPASIAFSAETIFEAKKRFGYPSGCAPANALGPVSKSKTSIGEMYGVHGGVAVYLRIHGADYIMYGPVSRIKYIAPAIAMADSLLGYSLRRKGERISSIHPIKKILRKVQKLFATSK
- a CDS encoding methionine synthase gives rise to the protein MHGKIRTSHVGSFPLPHSLDNLRIIIDDLWRIKLDAPPYPQLRSFIDIYLKPLADNGLLKEKNGFYFLDSKESLKDIEYFEPSIYEAEYMIKYLREKKYGFKWLRAPVTGAYTLASRIYLSKDISVGLHGTLLREKTLLEYIIEYVRKHIMYMGKLGYNILFIDEPVLGIIVGKRRILFGFSKEEIIETINHIFSQAPGEHGIHVCGRISPKLFETLAITDKLDILNFEFHDNSMNIESINPNLLEENNKVLAPGIASAKKPVIESYEELSDLLRKIGEKTMWRIDLVSADCGFGGLATESGDPYEAYHIGLEKLHRIINIVKLLQKN
- a CDS encoding sulfite exporter TauE/SafE family protein, producing MLDLIILFLGALGIGFVSAIVGIGGGTLMIPFMVLVLNYDVKEAIATSLVSIIVTSSSASSIYLRRRDVDLKTAFLLEPPTAAGAIVGAFLTISLPTRIVEIVFSLLLLYVSLSMLIDAFKRKRIDAKNHMVSKQRKGLGVLIAFLAGLTSGMLGIGGGVLKVPLMTIVLGLPIRTAIATSSFMVGLTASAGSLVYLLKGYVNPYAVAALALGIIPGATLGAHMLKKISPRILKIIFSVILMYASIRLLI
- a CDS encoding ASKHA domain-containing protein — encoded protein: MHRKCEEVTINVVGYGKISACKGDNLGEILASKGIMPLPCGGRGLCGLCRVKVYGETNPITGNEIVHGLSGNERLACQVIVMGDLVVEAEKPRIISVPRYSINIPLKQINPVINIVRLEKPPYINKDYVVINGLKPSNYILLEDMILSTTGDPEKILLVDLGTTKIAYQAVTMSGEVIGEKIHINPLNIYGSDIITRITHILEKPESLREMGSSLRKEVNNVAEEYNIGSIFIAGNSVMEHLYLGLPIETLAEKPFQPLFHGPFLTYTYDKPTILAPLIAGYVGGDAYSELIASLKLALKKPYMIIDLGTNTEVLLVTNDKIYATSTPAGPAFEGHLARGSTIVYGGIYKVEIIGSRNSEPVFNYKYIHKPYGLLGTGIISLVAELLRHKYIDERGRFLKGYKRINNVKTYVIDKDQQIFFTQKDLREFQKAYAAVKTAWIILCRRAGIKCEDLEHVIIAGSFGSNIESRDLIDLGLVPVVENSRLVYAGNMVLSGLKIMMLDSSMFKIYRSILEKIAHINLAEDKDYMKTWIKCLNIVSLRGSK
- a CDS encoding S9 family peptidase, whose protein sequence is MNKPEDLAHLKIVSSPIITVNGDKVFFTLTSINMDKDRYETNIWVYDLSTNNYAPLTKGPMDQSPEPDRRGEKIAFISRRDAESEKDRGNGIYILDLKYSREPRLVAWFKGGVRGVKWSPDGKYLLAIINEGEPEEDVKHIDDMPIWFNGVGFVYNMSSHLIILDPDSGEYEKITSGKIFVRSASWSNNGRYIAYILSKDRVNPYLSELHIYDLVEKKDRVLLENITTYFTPTWSPDDKYIALIFHRRERGFSTHYKVYLINPDTGEEKCITCGLDRNVLNTLNSDVRAPSNTRELYWDKDYNLYFLVSEKGITHLMAYNPISDQFIEVYGREGFVVDDYSVSLNGKIALLGMTPYEPRELYLYEKDSLRKLTFFNKFYLSRIELGKVEKFVFKASDGAEIDAWIMYPSKTGEKIPWILYIHGGPKTSYGWSFIEELHYLASNGYAIVYGNPRGSDGYSEEFADIRGHYGERDYQDLLEIVDEALKRYSFLDPERIGVSGGSYGGFMTNWIITHTNRFKAAVTQRSISDWISMYGTTDIGHYFVEDQIRCNPWRNPETCLEKSPIKYVENVETPTLIIHSQEDYRCWLDQALMLYNALKLKGVDTKLVIFPGENHDLSRSGRPKHRMERLKEIKEWFDKYLKKKDKQS
- a CDS encoding TIGR00266 family protein; this encodes MKWEIVTRPSYSLLQVVLEPNENVTAEPGAMMYMAGDINVKTHTGGLGKAIARKLLGGESIFMNTFIAGPRGGEVWFAPSLPGDIKYIALNGSRNLIIQDTSYLAHHGDIKLSVAWRGLRGLLAEGEMFWLRASGVGGVWINSYGGIIEKELGVGEKIIIDNFHFVAMDDGMKWNIRRFGGLKSFLFGGEGLVIEVEGPGRIYVQTRSLPPFMQLIAKYIGRRK
- a CDS encoding cobalamin B12-binding domain-containing protein, yielding MGVEELFDKLYSCLVDLDKDCVLDNVQKLLEKGVKAIDIVLGPMSKAMEKIGRLYEEGEYFIAELMEAADIFKEAMKILEPRLRMEAKSMASGRKRLKIILATVKGDIHDIGKTLVGVMLQAAGHEVIDLGVDVDAEKIIDAIKKYKPQIIGLSALLSTTARYMRVIIEELEKNGLRGKVKVLVGGAATTSEFAEKIGAGGWAPNAIEAVKLVNKIAEEYRDA